From the genome of Pukyongia salina, one region includes:
- the porD gene encoding type IX secretion system protein PorD, which produces MLRYVLSLAFILIIATAHSQELNCTVTIDAEQTGQPNQQVFRTLEQQLTEYINNTKWTDKIYKNQERIDCNFTLIITSYESDSFGATMQIQASRPVYGSTYDSPIYNYNDRQCNFDYIEFQPLVFNINNFDSNLMSVIAFHVYTIIGLDADTFAPNGGQEYFDIAKQIVNTAAGSNFAGWRGSDGTQSRFRYNDALISSVFSEFHEAMYKYHREGLDLMSEQPKRAKQNIVAAIAVLKNINDRRPNSYLLRTFFDAKSDEIQDIFSGGPQVEIASLVENLNRMAPTKRSNWSEIKF; this is translated from the coding sequence ATGCTTAGATACGTACTCTCTTTAGCCTTCATACTTATAATAGCTACTGCACATTCGCAGGAACTCAATTGTACAGTGACCATAGATGCCGAACAGACCGGTCAACCTAATCAACAGGTCTTTAGAACACTGGAACAGCAACTAACAGAGTATATTAACAACACTAAGTGGACGGATAAGATCTACAAGAATCAGGAGCGGATCGATTGCAACTTCACCCTGATCATTACCAGTTATGAGTCTGATTCGTTTGGAGCTACCATGCAGATTCAGGCATCTCGCCCGGTTTATGGATCGACTTATGATAGCCCCATTTACAATTACAACGACAGACAGTGTAATTTCGATTATATAGAATTTCAGCCACTTGTGTTCAATATCAATAATTTCGATTCTAATTTAATGTCGGTTATCGCATTTCATGTGTACACCATTATAGGTTTGGATGCCGATACCTTCGCTCCTAACGGGGGCCAGGAATACTTCGATATTGCCAAGCAGATTGTAAATACTGCAGCAGGAAGTAATTTTGCCGGTTGGAGAGGAAGCGATGGGACACAGTCCAGGTTTCGGTATAATGATGCTTTAATTTCCAGTGTTTTTAGTGAGTTTCATGAAGCGATGTATAAATATCATCGGGAGGGACTTGATCTAATGAGTGAACAACCTAAAAGGGCTAAGCAAAATATTGTGGCGGCTATTGCGGTTTTAAAGAATATCAACGACCGCCGGCCAAACTCCTATCTTCTTCGAACTTTCTTCGATGCCAAAAGCGACGAGATCCAGGATATATTTAGTGGAGGTCCACAGGTGGAAATCGCCAGCCTGGTTGAGAACCTTAACAGAATGGCTCCCACAAAGAGGAGCAACTGGAGTGAGATAAAGTTTTAG
- the recN gene encoding DNA repair protein RecN: MITNLSIKNYALIDDIRVNFSSGLTIITGETGAGKSILLGALSLLLGKRADSSSVRDATKKCVIEADFSIANYALQELFSENDLDYDPITIVRREILPSGKSRAFVNDTPVTLTQLEALGSRLVDVHSQHETLTLSSEAFQLEMIDAIAGNEPLRESYKLQFEEVRKLSEEVQALLLEKEEANKELDYNTFLYNELKEASLEGLDLEELEETYETLNNTEVIQESMAEAIGLLSEESIGAIETAKKARAALAKIRSLSTYFNESWERLNSSIIELEDLLEGMTDHASEIEADPQRLMAVNEKLQQVHKLQQKHTAASISELLEIQKQLEGKIDDTVNLDERIEALQTKLSEARKKTKITANTLHEKRVAAVPDLKEKLEAILKDLGLPNAQFRFEIGMQETFRKHGMDSLDLLFTANKGLAFGPLKKVASGGEMSRIMLAVKAVLANYKHLPTIIFDEIDTGVSGEIANKMASILGSMSKKMQLMSITHLPQIAAKGDRHVMVYKEDVNEVTVTRLKELNNDERIVEIAKMIGGKKVTEAALANAKELLN, encoded by the coding sequence GTGATCACAAACCTCTCCATAAAAAATTATGCGCTTATAGATGATATCCGGGTTAATTTTAGCTCGGGTCTTACGATAATTACAGGTGAAACCGGAGCTGGAAAATCGATTCTACTAGGAGCCTTATCCTTGCTATTGGGAAAAAGGGCCGACTCGAGCAGCGTGAGGGATGCAACGAAGAAATGCGTGATCGAAGCCGATTTTTCGATAGCCAATTATGCATTACAGGAGCTTTTTTCTGAAAACGATCTGGACTACGATCCAATTACCATAGTACGCCGGGAAATTCTGCCTAGTGGCAAATCCAGGGCCTTTGTAAACGATACTCCAGTAACGTTAACCCAGTTAGAGGCGCTTGGAAGCAGGCTGGTGGATGTTCATAGTCAGCATGAAACTTTAACCCTGTCCTCTGAAGCATTTCAATTGGAAATGATCGATGCGATAGCGGGTAACGAACCTTTGCGTGAAAGTTATAAACTTCAATTTGAAGAAGTACGAAAGCTCTCGGAAGAAGTTCAGGCGTTATTACTCGAAAAGGAAGAAGCGAACAAGGAGCTGGACTATAATACTTTTCTGTACAATGAGCTAAAGGAAGCCTCTTTGGAAGGTTTAGACCTTGAAGAACTTGAAGAGACCTATGAGACCTTGAATAATACAGAAGTTATTCAGGAGTCCATGGCTGAAGCAATAGGGCTTTTAAGTGAAGAATCGATCGGGGCTATCGAAACAGCCAAAAAGGCCAGGGCCGCGCTTGCAAAGATCAGATCATTATCAACTTATTTCAACGAATCGTGGGAACGCCTCAACAGCAGTATCATCGAATTGGAAGATCTGCTTGAAGGTATGACCGATCATGCCTCCGAAATCGAGGCCGATCCCCAGCGTTTGATGGCTGTGAATGAGAAATTGCAGCAGGTGCATAAACTTCAGCAAAAACATACTGCTGCCAGTATTTCAGAATTACTGGAGATACAGAAGCAGTTGGAAGGAAAAATTGACGACACGGTAAATCTAGATGAACGTATAGAGGCACTTCAAACAAAACTTTCAGAAGCGCGGAAAAAGACAAAGATCACGGCAAATACCTTGCATGAAAAGCGAGTAGCGGCTGTTCCAGATTTAAAAGAAAAGCTAGAAGCCATATTAAAGGACTTAGGATTACCTAATGCACAATTCCGATTTGAGATCGGGATGCAGGAAACCTTTAGAAAACACGGTATGGATAGCTTGGACTTATTATTTACTGCCAATAAAGGATTGGCATTCGGGCCGTTGAAGAAGGTCGCATCGGGGGGTGAGATGAGTAGGATCATGCTTGCGGTAAAGGCAGTGCTCGCTAATTATAAGCATTTACCAACCATTATATTCGACGAGATCGATACCGGGGTTTCCGGTGAAATCGCTAATAAGATGGCCTCTATACTGGGATCGATGAGTAAGAAAATGCAATTAATGAGTATTACCCATTTACCTCAAATAGCTGCGAAGGGAGACAGGCATGTGATGGTGTATAAGGAAGATGTTAATGAGGTCACTGTTACCAGGTTAAAAGAGCTGAACAATGATGAACGAATTGTGGAAATAGCCAAAATGATTGGAGGGAAGAAAGTAACAGAAGCAGCCTTGGCCAATGCAAAAGAATTGTTGAATTAA
- a CDS encoding enoyl-ACP reductase FabI yields MSYNLLKGKKGIIFGALDENSIAWKTAERVHEEGGTFVLTNAPIAMRMGQINDLAAKTNSEIVPADATSMEDLENLVDKATEILGGKLDFVLHSIGMSVNVRKGKHYTESNYDWTHKGWDVSALSFHKTMQVLYKKDAMNEWGSIVALTYMAAQRVFPDYNDMADNKAYLESIARSFGYFFGRDKKVRVNTISQSPTPTTAGQGVKGFDGFISYAEKMSPLGNATAMDCANYTVAMFSDLTKRVTLQNLYNDGGFSNMGVSDLVMETFQKEE; encoded by the coding sequence ATGTCGTATAACTTATTAAAAGGAAAAAAAGGTATTATTTTCGGTGCCTTGGATGAAAATTCCATCGCATGGAAAACTGCCGAACGCGTACATGAAGAAGGTGGAACTTTTGTTTTAACGAACGCACCCATAGCCATGCGAATGGGGCAGATAAATGACCTCGCCGCTAAGACTAACTCGGAGATCGTTCCTGCCGACGCAACGAGTATGGAGGATCTTGAGAACCTTGTGGATAAAGCCACAGAAATCCTGGGGGGAAAGCTAGATTTTGTATTACATTCTATCGGCATGTCGGTAAATGTGAGAAAAGGAAAGCATTATACAGAGTCTAATTACGACTGGACGCATAAAGGATGGGATGTATCCGCCTTGTCTTTTCATAAGACCATGCAGGTATTGTATAAGAAAGATGCCATGAACGAGTGGGGGAGTATTGTAGCTCTTACCTATATGGCGGCGCAACGCGTTTTTCCAGACTATAACGATATGGCAGATAACAAAGCGTATCTGGAGTCCATTGCAAGAAGTTTTGGATATTTCTTCGGAAGGGATAAAAAGGTAAGAGTGAACACGATCTCTCAATCCCCTACGCCTACCACAGCAGGACAGGGTGTTAAAGGCTTTGATGGTTTCATTTCATATGCCGAAAAGATGTCTCCTTTGGGTAACGCTACAGCTATGGACTGTGCGAATTATACAGTAGCTATGTTTAGCGATCTTACCAAACGGGTTACCCTTCAGAATTTATACAACGACGGCGGATTCTCCAATATGGGAGTTAGTGATCTGGTAATGGAGACCTTTCAGAAAGAAGAATAA
- a CDS encoding T9SS type A sorting domain-containing protein encodes MKRITLLVALAVCSFGFAQQYEASMGPVPADYNRTAATSNQTITPESSVLITEDFDAGLPAGWSTVVNTGPCDWQNGTDLPTGDDFTTPAMFFDDDACGNGAPVSNVELLSDVYDTSGSTTVMLGYDVAFQEAGGGSTGSVEVWDGAAWQQVAFYDLDLDPDIQTESIDITAFSNAALQIRWVYDDGGGWEWHLGVDNFSLDFDGGGGGGPVIAYGGEAANMMFSSFDITTADDLTSIGPLGSTSFENAGALNMTGDTAWVLASDGDFWSVDTATGVYTAQGTILPSTGGTWAGMEMDLTTGTLYGLSGNFTVDNQVHVIDPVAMTATALPNPVGMPGGGIALAIDGAGDMWGYDLIDDNFYSIDKTTGIGTIVGNIGFDANFGQGMGYDPNTDTVYMTAFNNTTFQPEFRSVDTATGLSTFIAVIGATNPGGLVQLGWVSMANNTPPVDNDLCADATPIACGETLSGDTSDGNTDTNGGADPLLLSPDEWFVFTSTTPGEIVTVSTCNQAGYDTRLAVWEDCTLANQIAANDDGPGCAGFTSELSFQADGSSTYYISVDGFNGASGAFDLTITCELPPANDNCDGAIAISCGDSVLGTTINSSDDTAVAPDCGTPTSAPGVWYVYNDTTGLVTDILLSTCSTNTNYDTKISVYTGDCGAPPLTCVAGNDDSPNCTNFQSEVEFQSDGNTTYYILVHGFGGATGDFELTMTCTPVPPPNDMIVNSIDVDEIGVPYTDPAVAMPAATLENGNPTGCNIDGAKGVWYNFTAAASGTATAEIVSPAGASFVVFFKAPDENAIETDLEYFFQIGNQCAPATSANIFTEGGQTYYVFVVNDGGVTDIVIDGTLLSAEDNIIEGFNYYPNPTDETLNLTSVEAIEDVAIYNLLGQQVMGLDVNATSTQLDTSSLATGAYIMKVTVNGQVGTYKVIKR; translated from the coding sequence ATGAAAAGAATTACACTACTAGTGGCTTTGGCTGTATGTAGTTTTGGTTTTGCCCAGCAGTACGAGGCTTCTATGGGTCCTGTGCCGGCTGATTATAACCGAACTGCAGCTACAAGCAATCAAACAATTACACCAGAGTCATCTGTTCTTATTACGGAAGATTTTGATGCCGGGTTACCAGCCGGGTGGAGTACTGTGGTCAATACAGGTCCCTGCGACTGGCAAAATGGAACAGATTTGCCTACCGGCGATGATTTTACAACGCCTGCAATGTTCTTTGACGACGATGCATGTGGTAATGGTGCTCCAGTTAGTAATGTAGAATTACTTTCTGATGTTTATGACACTTCTGGATCTACAACAGTGATGTTAGGATACGACGTGGCATTCCAGGAAGCTGGAGGAGGCTCTACAGGGTCTGTAGAGGTATGGGATGGTGCTGCTTGGCAACAAGTTGCATTTTATGACCTTGATCTAGACCCGGATATTCAAACGGAGTCTATAGATATTACTGCTTTTTCCAATGCAGCTCTTCAAATTCGTTGGGTTTACGACGATGGAGGCGGATGGGAATGGCATCTTGGTGTTGACAACTTCTCACTCGACTTTGACGGTGGAGGTGGAGGAGGTCCTGTAATCGCCTATGGTGGTGAAGCGGCAAATATGATGTTCAGTAGTTTTGATATAACTACAGCCGATGATCTTACATCCATTGGGCCTTTAGGTTCTACTTCCTTTGAGAACGCCGGAGCATTGAACATGACAGGTGACACTGCTTGGGTTTTAGCTTCCGATGGAGATTTCTGGTCCGTTGATACTGCAACTGGGGTTTATACCGCACAAGGAACTATACTTCCTTCTACGGGTGGAACCTGGGCAGGTATGGAAATGGATCTTACCACTGGTACACTCTATGGCCTTTCCGGAAACTTCACTGTAGATAATCAAGTTCACGTTATCGATCCTGTTGCCATGACAGCAACAGCACTTCCCAACCCGGTAGGTATGCCTGGTGGTGGAATTGCACTTGCAATAGATGGCGCTGGAGATATGTGGGGTTACGACCTTATAGACGATAACTTCTATTCTATCGACAAAACAACCGGTATTGGTACTATCGTTGGAAATATTGGATTCGACGCGAACTTTGGTCAGGGAATGGGATATGATCCAAATACGGATACTGTATACATGACTGCATTCAACAATACTACTTTCCAGCCGGAATTCAGAAGCGTTGACACTGCAACGGGATTGTCTACGTTTATTGCTGTTATTGGAGCGACTAACCCAGGAGGTTTAGTTCAGTTAGGTTGGGTATCTATGGCAAACAATACACCGCCAGTAGACAACGATCTATGTGCTGATGCTACTCCGATCGCGTGTGGCGAAACTCTTTCTGGAGATACTTCCGATGGAAATACTGATACTAATGGTGGAGCAGATCCACTATTGTTGAGTCCAGACGAGTGGTTTGTATTTACTAGTACTACTCCAGGAGAGATAGTAACAGTTTCTACTTGTAACCAAGCTGGATATGACACCAGATTAGCTGTATGGGAAGACTGTACATTGGCCAACCAGATCGCAGCTAATGATGACGGTCCGGGATGTGCCGGATTTACTTCCGAACTTAGCTTCCAGGCTGATGGTTCTTCAACATATTATATTTCTGTAGATGGGTTTAACGGAGCTTCAGGTGCATTCGATCTAACGATCACCTGTGAACTACCACCGGCGAATGATAACTGTGATGGTGCAATTGCCATTTCATGTGGTGACTCTGTTCTTGGAACTACGATAAATTCTTCCGATGATACGGCTGTAGCACCAGATTGTGGTACTCCTACCTCGGCTCCAGGTGTATGGTATGTTTATAATGACACTACCGGTCTGGTTACCGATATCTTACTATCTACTTGTAGTACTAATACAAACTACGATACTAAGATCTCTGTATATACAGGTGACTGTGGAGCTCCACCGTTAACTTGTGTTGCAGGTAACGACGATTCTCCAAACTGTACGAACTTCCAGAGTGAAGTAGAATTCCAGAGTGATGGAAACACTACTTACTATATCCTTGTTCATGGATTTGGAGGAGCTACAGGAGATTTCGAACTTACGATGACTTGTACTCCGGTACCACCACCAAACGATATGATCGTGAACTCTATCGATGTTGATGAGATTGGTGTTCCTTATACAGATCCTGCAGTGGCCATGCCAGCTGCTACCCTGGAGAATGGAAACCCAACCGGATGTAATATCGATGGTGCTAAAGGTGTATGGTACAACTTTACCGCTGCTGCATCTGGAACTGCTACTGCTGAGATCGTATCTCCTGCAGGCGCTAGTTTTGTGGTATTCTTCAAAGCTCCGGATGAGAACGCAATAGAGACCGATCTTGAATATTTCTTCCAGATTGGAAACCAGTGTGCACCGGCTACTTCTGCAAATATCTTTACGGAAGGCGGACAAACGTACTACGTATTTGTTGTGAACGATGGCGGGGTAACCGACATAGTGATCGATGGAACACTATTAAGTGCAGAGGATAACATCATAGAAGGATTCAACTATTATCCGAATCCAACCGATGAGACCTTGAATCTTACTTCGGTAGAGGCTATCGAAGACGTAGCGATCTACAATCTGTTAGGACAGCAGGTAATGGGTCTTGATGTGAATGCTACCAGCACACAACTAGATACTTCATCACTTGCCACAGGAGCTTACATTATGAAAGTAACTGTGAACGGACAAGTTGGTACCTATAAGGTGATCAAGAGATAA
- a CDS encoding T9SS type A sorting domain-containing protein encodes MKKITLLCSLFLGCIFLVNAQNENSAIQQELNAAALTEAQEQIDVQQLIDNLTNRAQSPVIDQDLFSPAERLAIRKYYSDMNRSALANIIPNAGATETFAVNTGDFFYDPTDGLTGGPGGDCSTTSSGDPGDYPNCGCVTVTTLTGTGLEVEFLSFEIFGNFDWLNIYDGTDTSAPLIYDSTVSGDNLTDMMNSTGTIFTSTSDALTFEFNATAVVNTCGWEVEVLNAGGGGGGSDTVYAYDGGFCSDDFGTFDINGPYTLAPILTTTNPTWFAGDFDDSGTLYVLDQTSLSLLTVDTATGADTTVGPLTNLNAGHTVTGLAWNADNSTMYALSTDGTDSTVYSVDISTGTLTVIGNTGTTLGIWLAIDSMGNAFAADLDDNLYSIDLGTGAGTVVGPLGFDINFAQDADFDPDTDVLYAGLYLGGGANEWASIDTTTGAATSLGQVNANCAELSVVAIEGVVAPPTNDLCANATPINCGQTLSGDTSNDTDTNGDGSPDEWFAVTSSVSGELITVSTCNQAGYDTILTVYDACGGTVVATNDDGPGCTGFTSELSFVADGSSTYYIAVDGFGGASGTFDLSITCGPVNDDPCGALPIECGVPILGNTDTANDDTAFAPDCGTPTSAAGIWYVYEDTTGLVTDILLSTCSTNTNYDTKISVYTGDCGTPPLTCVAGNDDSPNCTNFQSEVEFQSDGNTTYYILVHGFGGATGDFELTMTCTPVPPPNDMIVNSIDVDEIGVPYTDPAVAMPAATLENGNPTGCNIDGAKGVWYNFTAAASGTATAEIVSPAGASFVVFFKAPDENAIETDLEYFFQIGNQCAPATSANIFTEGGQTYYVFVVNDGGVTDIVIDGTLLSAEDNIIEGFNYYPNPTDETLNLTSVESIEDVAIYNLLGQQVMGLDVNATSTQLDTSSLATGAYIMKVTVNGQVGTYKVIKR; translated from the coding sequence ATGAAGAAAATTACTTTACTGTGTAGTTTATTCCTGGGATGCATCTTCCTCGTAAACGCACAAAATGAAAATTCGGCAATTCAGCAGGAATTGAACGCGGCGGCGTTAACAGAGGCGCAGGAACAAATTGATGTACAGCAATTAATTGACAACCTCACTAACAGGGCACAAAGTCCTGTAATTGATCAAGACTTATTCAGTCCTGCAGAAAGACTCGCTATTCGAAAATATTATAGTGACATGAACCGATCTGCACTTGCTAATATTATTCCTAATGCAGGTGCAACCGAGACTTTCGCTGTAAATACAGGGGACTTCTTTTACGACCCAACGGATGGACTAACCGGTGGACCCGGTGGTGATTGTTCTACTACCAGTTCGGGAGATCCGGGTGATTATCCAAATTGTGGTTGTGTTACTGTTACTACCTTAACAGGTACAGGGCTTGAAGTTGAATTCCTTTCATTTGAGATTTTTGGGAATTTCGATTGGTTAAATATCTACGATGGTACAGACACCTCGGCTCCGTTAATATATGATTCGACTGTAAGTGGCGATAACCTTACGGATATGATGAATTCGACCGGAACCATATTTACTTCAACCTCCGATGCATTGACCTTCGAATTTAACGCAACGGCTGTAGTAAATACCTGTGGATGGGAAGTAGAAGTCCTGAACGCCGGTGGAGGCGGTGGCGGAAGCGATACTGTTTATGCGTACGATGGGGGCTTCTGTTCTGATGATTTTGGAACCTTCGATATTAATGGTCCTTATACACTGGCTCCAATCTTAACAACAACTAACCCAACATGGTTTGCGGGTGACTTTGATGATTCAGGTACATTGTATGTGCTGGATCAAACCTCACTTTCTCTTTTAACCGTTGACACGGCAACAGGGGCCGATACAACCGTTGGGCCACTTACAAATTTAAATGCCGGGCACACCGTAACTGGTTTAGCCTGGAACGCAGACAATTCCACTATGTACGCCTTGAGTACCGATGGTACAGATTCTACAGTTTATTCCGTGGATATTTCTACCGGTACTTTAACAGTAATTGGAAATACCGGGACAACCCTTGGAATCTGGCTAGCTATCGACTCTATGGGTAATGCTTTCGCAGCAGACCTGGACGACAATCTTTATTCTATCGATCTGGGTACCGGTGCAGGTACCGTGGTTGGTCCTTTAGGATTTGACATTAATTTTGCTCAGGACGCAGATTTTGATCCTGATACAGACGTTCTTTATGCCGGACTTTATCTTGGAGGTGGGGCCAACGAATGGGCTTCGATCGATACAACAACCGGTGCCGCAACCAGCCTGGGGCAGGTTAATGCAAATTGTGCCGAACTTTCGGTAGTTGCAATTGAAGGAGTTGTAGCTCCTCCTACCAACGATCTATGTGCGAACGCTACCCCTATCAATTGTGGGCAAACCCTTTCGGGAGATACTTCGAATGATACAGATACTAATGGTGATGGATCTCCGGACGAATGGTTCGCAGTTACCAGCTCTGTTTCCGGTGAATTGATTACAGTTTCAACCTGTAACCAGGCAGGATATGATACTATCCTAACAGTTTATGATGCTTGTGGCGGAACAGTTGTGGCAACTAACGATGATGGACCCGGTTGTACAGGATTTACATCCGAATTATCATTTGTTGCAGATGGATCGTCTACTTATTACATAGCTGTTGATGGTTTTGGAGGTGCAAGCGGTACCTTCGATCTTAGTATAACCTGCGGACCTGTAAACGATGATCCTTGCGGAGCCTTACCAATCGAATGCGGAGTGCCAATCTTAGGTAATACAGATACGGCAAACGACGATACTGCTTTCGCACCAGATTGTGGTACGCCTACCTCTGCAGCGGGAATCTGGTATGTTTATGAAGACACTACCGGTCTGGTTACCGATATCTTACTATCTACTTGTAGTACTAATACAAACTACGATACTAAGATCTCTGTATATACAGGTGACTGTGGAACCCCACCGTTAACTTGTGTTGCAGGTAACGACGATTCTCCAAACTGTACAAACTTCCAGAGTGAAGTAGAATTCCAGAGTGATGGAAACACTACTTACTATATCCTTGTTCATGGATTTGGAGGAGCTACAGGAGATTTCGAACTTACGATGACTTGTACTCCGGTACCACCACCAAACGATATGATCGTTAACTCTATCGATGTTGATGAGATTGGTGTTCCTTATACAGATCCTGCAGTGGCTATGCCAGCTGCTACCCTGGAGAACGGAAACCCAACCGGATGTAATATCGATGGTGCTAAAGGTGTATGGTACAACTTTACCGCTGCTGCATCTGGAACTGCTACTGCTGAGATCGTATCTCCTGCAGGTGCTAGTTTTGTGGTATTCTTCAAAGCTCCGGATGAGAACGCAATAGAGACCGATCTTGAATATTTCTTCCAGATTGGAAACCAGTGTGCACCGGCTACTTCTGCAAATATCTTTACAGAAGGCGGACAAACGTACTACGTATTTGTTGTGAACGATGGCGGGGTAACCGACATAGTGATCGACGGAACACTATTAAGTGCAGAGGATAACATCATAGAAGGATTCAACTATTATCCGAATCCAACCGATGAGACCTTGAATCTTACTTCGGTAGAGTCTATCGAAGACGTAGCGATCTACAATCTGTTAGGACAGCAGGTAATGGGTCTTGATGTGAATGCTACCAGCACACAACTAGATACTTCATCACTTGCCACAGGAGCTTACATTATGAAAGTAACTGTGAACGGACAAGTTGGTACCTATAAGGTGATCAAGAGATAA
- a CDS encoding glycosyltransferase: MNLDFSFIIPVYNRPREILELLESFKVLEFESPYEIVIVEDGSTETSEEIVDQFRSTLNISYYIKDNSGPGDSRNYGMARAKGNYFIILDSDVILPPHYLNTVSAFLSNTYCDCFGGADAAHPSFTKLQKAINYVMTSFLTTGGIRGNKTQIGDFEPRSFNMGISREAFEQTSGFGKIHPGEDPDLSHRIRKAGFKTRFVPGAYVYHKRRISWRKFYMQVTKFGLVRPILSKWHPESAKITFWFPSVFTLGFFISLLLAFLLNWFYAIPVIFYIMLILIDASIKNRSVEIGFMAVIALFVQFFGYGLAFLKSTFYIRILNKQARKQFPQLFFE, encoded by the coding sequence ATGAACCTGGATTTTTCTTTTATCATTCCTGTTTATAACCGTCCCCGGGAAATATTGGAATTATTGGAAAGCTTCAAGGTTCTGGAGTTCGAATCGCCCTATGAGATAGTGATAGTTGAAGATGGTTCAACCGAAACTTCCGAAGAGATCGTAGATCAATTCCGCTCGACGCTCAACATTTCTTACTATATTAAAGATAACTCCGGCCCCGGTGATTCGAGAAATTACGGCATGGCAAGAGCTAAGGGCAATTATTTTATAATTCTGGATTCGGATGTGATCCTGCCACCTCATTATCTCAACACTGTTTCAGCCTTTTTAAGCAACACCTATTGCGATTGTTTTGGGGGCGCAGATGCCGCTCATCCCAGCTTTACGAAACTCCAAAAAGCTATCAACTATGTAATGACCTCCTTCCTTACAACCGGAGGGATACGCGGTAATAAAACTCAAATTGGTGATTTTGAACCTCGAAGTTTCAATATGGGTATCTCCAGGGAGGCCTTCGAACAAACAAGTGGTTTCGGAAAGATCCATCCGGGTGAGGACCCGGACCTGTCTCATAGAATAAGAAAGGCAGGATTTAAAACCAGGTTTGTTCCGGGTGCCTATGTGTATCACAAGCGTAGGATCTCATGGCGTAAGTTTTACATGCAGGTTACAAAATTTGGCTTGGTACGACCCATACTTTCCAAATGGCATCCTGAAAGTGCAAAGATCACTTTTTGGTTTCCATCGGTGTTTACCTTAGGATTTTTTATTTCTCTTCTTCTTGCATTTTTACTGAATTGGTTTTATGCCATCCCGGTAATATTTTATATCATGCTTATTTTGATCGATGCTTCAATTAAGAATAGAAGTGTCGAAATCGGATTTATGGCGGTGATCGCCTTATTTGTTCAATTCTTCGGCTATGGTCTGGCCTTTTTAAAATCCACTTTTTACATTCGCATCCTTAATAAACAAGCCCGGAAACAGTTTCCTCAATTATTTTTTGAGTAA
- a CDS encoding CdaR family protein — MGPKKYKTKKIRTFLLFLALACIIWVLTKFSKSYTATISGNINYINLPENTVLGDGNPDKFSFEVTANGFKFLQYQLNTPEIDIPVANYLPNNNNRIIIERNELNRLIASELENEVSVKNLSLNQIIINLDTVASRMIPIRANIKIRYKEGFRAVDTALLNPNVVKVSAPANELNKIDTIRTKEISLTDVDKKVDLDLQLELPASNSWKVEPSTVKFSQEVKEFTQKKLNVPIEIVNLPPGIKVKIIPNSLTISFDVPMENFNNITATDFKVVCDYAKKDSADNFMVAEIIRQPEGILNVEVSEKKIDFLIFK, encoded by the coding sequence TTGGGCCCTAAAAAATACAAGACGAAAAAGATACGGACCTTCCTGCTTTTCCTGGCACTGGCCTGTATTATTTGGGTCCTGACGAAGTTCTCCAAATCGTATACGGCAACCATTTCTGGAAACATAAACTACATTAATCTCCCGGAAAACACTGTGCTAGGCGATGGAAATCCAGACAAATTCTCCTTCGAGGTTACGGCAAATGGATTCAAGTTTCTTCAGTATCAGTTAAATACTCCGGAAATCGATATCCCGGTCGCTAATTATTTGCCAAACAATAATAATCGCATTATCATAGAGCGTAACGAATTGAACCGCTTGATCGCCTCCGAACTGGAAAATGAAGTAAGTGTGAAAAACCTATCGTTAAACCAGATAATCATCAACCTCGACACTGTAGCCTCCAGGATGATCCCCATAAGGGCTAATATTAAGATACGGTATAAAGAAGGGTTTAGGGCGGTGGATACGGCATTGCTTAATCCAAATGTGGTAAAGGTATCGGCCCCGGCCAATGAGCTGAATAAGATCGACACTATTCGAACCAAAGAAATATCTCTAACTGATGTAGATAAAAAGGTTGATCTAGATCTTCAATTGGAGTTGCCTGCTAGCAATAGCTGGAAAGTAGAGCCATCGACAGTTAAATTTAGTCAGGAGGTCAAAGAATTCACCCAGAAAAAATTAAATGTTCCTATTGAGATCGTAAATCTGCCACCGGGTATAAAAGTGAAGATCATTCCAAATTCACTAACTATTTCATTCGATGTACCTATGGAAAACTTCAACAATATAACGGCAACCGATTTTAAAGTTGTTTGTGATTATGCCAAGAAAGACAGCGCAGACAATTTTATGGTGGCTGAGATCATTAGGCAACCCGAGGGTATTCTCAACGTTGAGGTAAGTGAGAAGAAGATCGATTTCTTAATCTTTAAATAA